The Balneola vulgaris DSM 17893 DNA window GTATTTTGCCCTGTTTGCAAAAGTACTCGTCAGAGTTTCAGAAGGATGCGAGATATACACAGTGATCTATACTGTGCTGAATGTGATAATCATTACAATATTGATTTCAATGAAAACTTGCATTTAGTCTTCAATCCTAACCCGTTAATTCGAAAGCTATCGGATAATAAATTCTGCTATGGAGGTCCTCAAAATACTCCACAGCGAGTAACCCAACATTTTCTGGAACCAGGTGAAGAACAATACCTTCATATCAATCTGAATGAAGGCACTTACCTTTTTAAAACTTCAGAAAATGATGGCTATCTACGATTACATTTACGTAAAGATGGCGATGACACCGCAACCGTTTATATCACCGACGAAGATTTAAATGGAGATGAAGCCACGATATCCACATCCCCGAATTTGACGATTGTTAATGATTCTAAGAAAAAGATGGTGTGCTATATTGAGAAAGAAAACTGGCGACAAGAAGCCATTTATGCTACTGAAGTAACTTCTTCTCATGACTTCCGCACTCTATTTGCTCAAGAGACTTTAAAAGATGGTGCTAAAGTCGATTCTTCAAATGTCACGATTCTATTTACTGACTTGATGAATTCTACCGATTTATACTTACAAGAAGGTGATGAGTTTGCCATCGGTCAGTTAATGAGTCACTTTAAAATCATTCAACAGATTGTTGCTGAGGAACGTGGGGGAATCGTAAAAACAATTGGCGATGCTGTTATGGCCGTGTTCAAAGAACCTGTTTCTGCTCTTAAAGCCGTAGAACGTATTCAGCAAATATTCTCATCTTCAACCGCAATGGGTGACTCGTTCAAACTCAAAGCAGGGATTCATTTAGGGAAGTGTACAGCTGTAAACTTAAACGATAGAGTAGACTACTTCGGCACCACGGTTAACATCGCATCACGTTTGGTGGATGTAGCTAGTGAAAAGGAAATTATTGTTTCTGAGGCATTTTACGAATCGGGTGATGTAAAGCTTTACTTAAAAAATAACAGAAACAGCTTGTTCATTAAGAACAGTGAAAAAGAACTCAAAGGCTTTGACTCTGAGAAGTTCAAGGTAAAACAGATTCGCATGGAACGTACAAGTTTACGTTTAGTGATCTAAGTTCATTTCCTCTCCTCTCCCACCTTATTTTCTTCGTAATTGTGTGTATTTTAGGTCTTCAGCAACAATTATGTGAAACCCCTACCGACCTTGAATCGATTACAGCACGAAAAGAGCCCTTACTTACTTCAGCACAAAAATAACCCCGTTGATTGGTACCCTTGGGGTGATGAAGCATTCGCTAAAGCGAAAGAAGAAAACAAACCGATCTTCTTATCTATCGGTTATGCTACCTGCCACTGGTGCCACGTGATGGAGCACGAAAGTTTCGAAGATGAAGGCATAGCTGAGCTCATGAACCAAGCGTTCATCAATATTAAAGTAGATCGGGAAGAGCGCCCTGATATCGACTCTACTTATATGACGGTGTGCCAGATGCTAAATGGCCATGGCGGTTGGCCTTTGAGTATCATCATGACACCTGATAAAGAACCATTTTTTGCCGGTACTTACATACCAAAAGAAGCGCGATTTAATCGCATTGGTTTACGCCAGTTAATTCCTGGTATTACCGGCATGTGGAAGCACGAACCTGCTAAGGTGCAAAAAGCTGTTGAAGGGATTAAAGATGGATTTCAAAGATCCCAAGAATTTGAACAAGGATTATTCCCTGGTTTAGAGTCGGTTGATTATGCCGCCGAACAATTAGCCGCAAGATATGACGATCAACATGGTGGTTTCGGAAGTGCTCCTAAATTTCCATCGCCACACAATTTGAGTTTCTTACTTCGAAAATGGTACACCACTAAAGAAGAACGGTTCAAAAATGCTGTTGAACATACACTTACTCAAATGAGATTAGGTGGCATTTGGGACCATATTGGTTATGGCTTCCATCGCTATTCAACCGACCAAGAATGGTTACTACCACATTTTGAAAAAATGCTGTATGACCAGGCATTACTGATGTTGGCTTATACCGAAGGATGGCAAGTATCAAATACTCCCCTCTTTAAGCAAACCATTGTTGAATTAGATCAATATATAACCAACAAATTAACTTCAGAGAAAGGTGCTTTCTTCAGTGCAGAAGATGCTGATAGCGAGGGTGAAGAAGGGAAATTTTATGTTTGGTCCCTTTCCGAAATACAAGAAGTTTTATCCAAAGAAGATGCTGCATTCTTTACGGAATACTATCAAATTTTAGAAAAAGGAAACTTTGAAGATGAGGCCACTAAAGTTAAAACGGGCGCGAACATTCCTCACCTAAAAACGACTTTAAATGAAAGCAATCAAGTTCGGTTCAATGATATAAGGGAACAACTATATGAGATTCGAGAGAAGCGCATTAAACCACTTCTTGACGATAAGATACTCTGCGATTGGAATGGGATGATGATCATGGCCTATGCTAAAGCAGGTGCTGTTTTACAGGAACCCATGTTTGTTGAAAAAGCTAAAAAAGCTTATGCCTTTATCTTGAATAACTTATATGTCGAGAATCAATTGTTTCATCGCTATAAAGAAGGTGAACATGCAATAAATGCCTTTGCTGATGACTATGCGATGTTAGTTTGGGCAAGTATTGAACTCTATGAGGCAACCTATGATGAGCAGTATTTAGAAAAAGCCATTCTGCTACAAAATCAGATGATTGAATTATTTTGGGATTCAGAGCAAGGGGGTTTTTATTTAACCGATACTAAGACTGAGGAATTATTAGGTCGCCAGAAGCAGATTTATGATGCCGCTGTTCCTTCCTCCAATTCTGTAGCCATGCAAAACCTGATGAAGCTATCAAGGCTAACAGGTGATTCTAAATTTGAAGAATTTGCTCAAAAAATTGGTGAATGTTTTTCAACCGATTTAATTCGATCTGGTTCAAGTATTACCCTTGGTTTACAAGCTATTCAATACGCTCATGCTAGCACAAATGAAATAGTTATTAGCTCAGAAAAAGCTCTGGATTTTGATAATGAGCTTTTAAAAATACTTCGCTCTGGTTTTAACCCCTTTAAAATCAGTATCGCAAAAAGCACCGAAAATAAATCGTTGTCAACACTTGCTCCTTTTTCCTCGAATATGCATCCTGTTGATGGTAAAACGACGATCTATTATTGCTCTAACTACAGCTGCGACAAACCCTTTTATACTGCCAAAGAGTTGAGAGAGAAGCTATATGCTGAATGATTAAGTAATAATTTTGATTATCTAACAATCTAATTGTTACCCACATTCGTACTTACTCACAGAAACAAGATATATGCTATTTTTTCTTATATCTGCAATTGGCAGATTTCTCAATCAGGATAATTCAAGAGATAAAGAACTCTTAATTCGCATAGCGGCTAAAGACCCCGTTGCGCTATCCCTTTTGTATGACCAGTATAATAGATTACTCTTTGGACTTTTAGTTTCGATACTAAAAAAGAAAGAAGAAGCTGAAGATATTTTACAGGAAGTGTTTACAAATATTTGGGAAAAAGCGGATCAATATGATCCAGAAAAAGGTAGCGCTTATACATGGATTGTTTCTTTAACAAGAAATAAAGGAATCGACAGATTGAGGTCCAAAGTATATAAAGAGCAAAAAAAGCAGTCGACGAGCTTAGACAACGAAGACACTTATATGCCTTTATTTTCAGAGGAGAATAATCCACTTGAGGATGCTATTTTATCAGATCGTGCTAGTATGCTGAAAGAGGCTTTAGCTAAGATTTCTGAAAAACAAAGAACAGTACTGCAAGTGGCTTACTTTGATGGATTAACACAAACTGAGATTTCAGAACAATTAGATATTCCACTGGGAACCGTAAAATCCCGAATGCGTGATGGTATGTTAAAACTTAGAGAAATTTTATCGGGAGGCTTAGCATGAGTGAATCAGAAAACACATTATTTGAAGAGCTTTGTATAGGCTCCGTACTGAATGCACTTAGTGCTGAAGAAGAAAAGCAGTTTAAAGTCCTATTAGAGGATACCTCAAAAGAACAGCAGTTATTATATCAAGATATGCAGCACATAGCTTCTGAGATGGCTTTATTGGCTTATACTGATAAACCATCTGAGAAAGTTAAAGAACAACTTTTAGAAATGGCTTGGGCTTCTGTTCATTCACGAGGCTCAGCTGAGGCAACCGTACATTACTTATCTAGATATAGAATTGCAGCTGCCGCAGCCGTTGTATTTATGATGATGACTTTGGGGATGTTCATTTTCAATCAAAATTTAGAAAACGATTTAGATGAACGTTCTACTGTTATTACAGAGCAACAAACCACTATTCAGCTGTTAGAAACAGAAGTAGAACGAAAAGAGGAATTACTTGCAATCCTTGAAGCTCGCGATGTTGATTTGATACTGATGGATGGCCTAAACGTGAACCCTAATGGTTATGGAAAAGTAGTTTGGGATAAAGATAATGGCCAAGCACTTCTTCAAGTTGCAAACTTACCAACCGTACCAACGGCTAAAGATTATCAATTATGGTTTGTAATCAATAATCAACCGATAAGTGCAGGTGTATTCTCCGTAAATGATCCTTTAAAGGATAACTTTTTTAAGATTCAGGAGTTGAACCAACAGGCAACAAGTGGGGCATTTGCAATTACCCTAGAACCTGAAGGTGGATCGCCTCAACCTACTGGTGATATGTATTTATTAGGAAGTATGTAGTGTTTAGCCCCTTCTAAGACCGTTTCCGGAACAATCCGAACGGTTTTCCACTTCGTAGTGTAGTATAAGTATGAACTCGTTAGAGTTCTTTAATAATTAACTACACACACAACATATGAAAATAAGAGAGTTACCAATCTTGGTATCTGTTCTGTGTTTACTACTATTTGGGGTATCCGAATCAAGTATAGCACAAACAGTTTTCACATCGACGTTAAGTGGGAGTAATGAAGTCCCCACAAATACTACTACCGCCGCTTATGGCGAAATTACTGCAACTTTAAATGGAACCACCCTAACTGTTGAAGGAAACTTTGATGGTTTAGAAGGCAATTATTCAGCATCACACATTCATGCTGGTTTAGCTGGACAAGGAGGTGGAGTTGTATTCACTTTAACCGCTACAGTTGACACTGATAGCAAAGGTGGAACTTACGCAACAGCAGATAACACATTTTCTCTTACCACAGATCAAGTAGCTATGCTTGAAGGAAGAGAGTTATATGTTAACATTCACTCTGAAGGTTATGCCTCAGGTGAAATTCGCGGACAGTTAACACCACAAGCTGACGCTACTTTTAGAACTAATTTATCTGGTGCATTCGAAGTACCCGCTGTAAAAACTATGGCGAGTGGTGGATTAGTTTTTGAACTCAATGGAGATTCCCTCTTCGTATCTGGTTCTTTTAAAGACCTAAGTAGCGCTTATAGTGCATCTCATTTGCACATTGGAACAACAGGCACGAATGGTGGTGTGGCATTTACCCTTAATGCTACGCTTGAAACGGATAGCCAATCTGGTACATACTTGGCCTCAGAGAACAGGTTCGAATTAACAGCTAGCCAAAAAACTTCACTAATGAATCGCGAGTTTTATGTTAATGTACATACAGCGAACAACGCTTCAGGTGAATTAAGAGGGCAAGTTACACCTCCCGTAAAAGCATCTTTTTATGCTTCCTTATCTGGAACTGCTGAAAACCCTTCTATTAAAACTGCGGCAGCTGGTGCTGTAACAGTAGAATTAAGTCCAAGCGACTCAATCATCGTAAGTGGTGCATTTGCTAACTTAGAAGGTAATTTTGACGCTTCTGTAGCAGGCGGATCACATGTTCATGCTGGACATGCAGGGGCATCAGGCGGCATTGAATTATCATTAACTGCTGATGTAGCTGTTGACCTTAAGTCTGGTACTTATTTGTACTCAGATAATAAGTTCTTAGCAACTACTGATCAGATTACAAAGTTGATGAATCGTGAATTGTATGTAAACATCCACTCAACTACTCATGCAAGCGGTGAACTCCGTGGACAAGTATTAGGTGATGCAACGGCATACTTCAAAACTAAATTAAATGGCTTACATGAAAATCCTGCTGTAGTAACGATGGGTTACGGTGCTGTTAATCTTGAGATAAACGGAACCACCGCAATAATGACGGGTGGATTTGCTGACTTAGGTAGCACCTATGATGCATCACATCTACATGAGGGTGGTGTAACAGCTAATGGTGGTGTAGTAACTGCCTTAACTGCAACAGTATCACAAGATACAGCAGGTCAATATTCAGTTGCTTCAAATACCTATACAATGACAGAAGCGCAAATCACCGCGCTATATGATGAGGGGACCTACGTAAATGTTCACACAGCTGGAGAAGCTGGTGGCGAGATACGTGGCCAATTGCTATTTGGCGACAATTCCCTCCCCGACCCAAGTACATTAAGTACACCTGCTGATGATGCAAATATTACCATTAGTGGTGATGCGTCAACAGATTTCACGGCGACATGGACAGCTACCACTGATCCTGATGGAAATGAAGTAACCTACATTTGGGAAGCTTCAACGGATGTGAATTTTGACGCAAAAGTGATCACCTCCTCTACAGGAAGTGCTACAACGTTCACTACTACGTATGCCGTTGTAGATAGCATTCTAGCTTCATTAGATGTTCAACAAGGTGCTTCGGCTACTTTATACCATAGAGTGGTAGCATCCGATGGTAGCAACGAAGCTTACAGTGAATCTAGAGCTGTTGTAATAGAACGAGGTGTGGTTACTTCTAATGAAGAAACCGAGCTTAATACACCAGATCAAGTTCGATTATCACAAAACTATCCGAACCCTTTCAACCCTAGTACAAACATTTCATTTAACCTCTCGGAAGCAGGTTTAACTGAATTGAGTGTTTATAATATGCTAGGCCAGAAAGTACGTACGATTGTAAATAAGCGATTAAGTGCTGGAGAGTATTCTTATACTTTCAACGCTGATAATTTATCCTCAGGGATTTATATCTATCGCTTAAGAGCAGCGGGTCAAACGATTACAAAACGAATGACCATTATTAAATAAACTGAGATTTCAGTTCATAAAAAAAGGCGTCAACCTTAAGGGAAGACGCCTTTTTTATTATCTATTATTTTTATCTGCCGCCCGACATCACCTTAAACATCAAGTCGGAAACACCGATTAAATTCACCCCAGCTGGTATTTCAACCATTGCTTTAGCTAAGTTTGTTTTATAGATGTTGGTTACTTCCATTATCACTTCGGTTCCTTCATCGCTGGTAACTTCAATGAGCATTGGGAAGTTTTTCGATTTAAAAATCGCTTCTTGAGATACTTGATTTACCGCTTCATCGGCATCTTCTGGTAAATTTTCCCAAGTTTGTGCAAGCATTCCCCAATTGATATCAACATTTGGAGTTAACCATACCGAGATATATTCACCATTCTCATCTTTGCTTTTATTCCAAATACGAAGTTCAGACGTTTCATAGCCATTTATGGACTTCGTTTTGCCTGTATATTCGAAACCCGCGCGATCTCTTTTATTTGAACTTGAGGAAGAACCACTCATTGATGAAAACATCTTGAAAAGTCCTTCGATTTCAGACTTAGTTACTTGAAGAGCATCATTGTCGTCCATTAAAATGATAAAGTCTTTCATATCATTTCGGATTAAGATACCTCCAGAGTTAACGCCTTCTGTTAAACTCACCTCGTTCTCACCCTTTACAAAGATACGTTGAGCAGTTACAAACATATTCAGCTCACTGGTGTTTGGAACTCCATTATCCTCGCTATAGATGTTCATGGTAATTTGCCCTTGAAACTGAGCTATCGCTGAAGTGGATACAAAGATGCTAAAAAGTAATAGTGAGAAAGAAAATACTAGTCGTGATTTCATAGTAGTAATGTTATTTAATTTACGCGAGTAGTAAACGTCCGAAAAGTAGTAATGTTACGCTTAGATTAAATCATCCATGCCAACATTCACTTTTCTAATCCAACCACCGGCCACAACATCGTCTCCTTCATAACAAACAACGGCTTGTCCAGGAGTAATTGCTTCGCGACCCGCAGGGAAATGAACTTTAATCTCATCTTCTCCTAGCTGAGTTAGATAACCAATCGCACCATCATCATTATATCGAATAGCGCCGGTTATTTCCATATTCTCAGTCGGAACTTTATCGTACTTAATCAGATTAATTTCCTTTGCTGTAAGCGTAGTACTAATAAGATCTTCTTTTTCACCAATGGTTATAGTATTTGTAACCGCATTGATATCGGTTACATACACAGGCTTACCCATAGGCAAATTTAATCCTCTACGTTGGCCAATTGTGTAGAATGGATAACCTTCGTGTTCACCAAGGATATTTCCATCCTTGTCCACGAATTTACCTCCCTTCATCCTTTGCTCTAGTCCTGGTACTTTGTCTTTTAAAAATCTTCTGTAGTCATCATCTGGAACAAAGCAGATTTCATAAGAATCTGGCTTGTTAGCAACATTCAGCAATCCATGATCTTCAGCAATTTGGCGAATCTCGGTTTTAGAATATCCACCTAATGGAAAAATAGTTCTTTCAAGATGTTCTTGAGCTACTCCCCAAAGTGCGTAAGATTGGTCTTTTTTAGGATCTAGACCTTTTGAGATGATATGGCGGCCATTTTCTTCACGAACTCTTGCATAATGTCCTGTAGAAATAAAATCACAACCAAGGTTATCTGCTCGTTTTAGTAGCGCTGCCCATTTAATATGCGTGTTACATAGCACACAAGGGTTAGGTGTTCGGCCATCCATGTAATCGCCAACAAAACGGTCGATTACCCAATCTCCAAATTCCTCGCGGATATCAACAATAAAATGTTTGAAGCCATGATTTACAGCAATATGGCGAGCGTCGTTCATCGACTCAACCGTACAACAACCCGTTTCTTTCCCGTTCGAACCACCACTACGGTGATAGTCCCAGGTTTTCATGGTGATGCCTATAACTTCGTAACCTTGTTCTCTTAGCATTACAGCTGCTACCGAGGAGTCAACTCCTCCACTCATAGCAACGAGAACTCTTCCTTTTTTACTCATGATGTTGTGCGATATCCGTTCACTTTTTGCGAACCTAAAATATAAGGCTTTTTCTACTCCTTATTTGGAATTGTATGCCTTCATCAATTAGAATTCTCTATGCCTCTGATAAGCTGGGGCAAAGAAAAATCAATCTGCAGCTTCTTTGATGGAAGTATTGCTTTTAACTCTTTTGAGGATCACAATTGCGAGAATTATACCCACCAATAATCCGCCTCTAATATTCCCGAAAGCAGAACTGATAGCTATACAAATAACGACAACCCCAATAGCTATGATTACATTTTTCATAGCAAGTTGATTTAAGTGAGTTGAGCCTGACTAAATAGCTCGTTAAGTCATATATAGGTACGGCTTCCACGGCTCTTGAACCCCGCCGTTGAAGTCTCTAAAAAAGGTAATTGGAACGGGACGATACGGCTCACTTCGAAGTGGCATTAGCGCCTCTTTAGGAGTTCTATTTCCTTTTTTCACATTACACTTATCGCATGCTGTTGTAAGATTTTCCCAGGTATCTTTACCCCCTCTACTTTTTGGCAGCACATGATCGATGGTTAAATTCGATTTCTTTCCGCAATACTGACATTTGAACCCATCTCTGCGCATGATATTTCGTCGAGTTAATACCACTTTTGAATAAGGGATACGAATGTATGAGCGTAATCGAATAACTGAAGGGTAGTCGTATTGCTGCCTTGTAGTTCGAAGTTTCTTTGTAGGGTGATCGTGCAATAGTTCGGCTTTATCCAAAAAGATGAGCTTCATGGACCGTTGTATTGAGCAAATACTCAATGGCTGATAATCCTGATTTAACACCAGTACATTTGCGTTCATTGTGCATCCGATTTAGGTTGATGTAACTAATTATCTCTCTTTCATGGAAAATGCAGGATCATGAACTCTGAGCTTACCTAACGCAAGCAAGCCTTAGTATGATATATTTCTATGTTAAATTCAAATTTGCTCTACTATGCAAAAATGAGTTAATACTATGAATTCCTCTTTATTTCTCAGCTTTAGATTAAATACAGCAGGAGTTTAATCACACTATTACTGTAATATTTTTTAAACCTTAACTTTTTCGTGTCGATAATGTCTTTTTAGTAGGAGATTAGACTGTCTTATTTATATATTTGCATGCATTTTTTAGCACCCTAAAGAACTTTACATCTACATATGTCAGAATTAAAAGAAGCTCTTTCAAAAGAGTACTATAAAGAACCCGCCCCAATACCACAAAGCGATTCTCCATTTGCTTCCATGATGGAAAGATTCCGTTTTGCAGCCGATATCTTAGATTTAGACGAAGGCGTATTCCAATACTTATCAACGCCAGAAAAAGTAGTTATGGTAGCAATACCTGTTACTATGGATGATGGACGCATTGAAGTATTTGAAGGCTATCGTGTAATTCATAACAGTATCCTTGGGCCATCTAAAGGTGGAATCCGTTACGCTGAAGATGTTCACTTAGATGAAGTGAAAGCATTAGCAGCATGGATGACTTGGAAGTGTGCATGTGTAAATGTTCCTTTTGGTGGAGCTAAAGGTGGCGTTAGAGTAGACCCAAAGAAATTATCTATGCCAGAATTGGAGCGATTAACTCGTCGCTATACTACCAATATGTTTGAAGTATTTGGTCCAGATCGTGATATCCCAGCTCCAGATATGAATACAAACGAGCAGATTATGGCTTGGATTATGGATGCATACAGCATGAAAAGCCATAAAAATGATACTGCGGTTGTAACTGGTAAGCCTATTATTCTAGGTGGCTCGAAGGGTCGCCGCGAAGCTACCGGACGTGGTGTAATTACAACTACATTAGCGGCTTTAAATAAACTGAAAATTTCCCCAAGCGATGCCTCTATTGTAGTGCAAGGGTTTGGTAATGTAGGTTCTGTTTCGGCTCAATTAATATATGAGCAGGGAGCAAAAATCATCGCGATTAGTGATGTAAGTGGTGGTTACTATAACAAGAATGGAATCGATATTCCAAAAGCTATCCATTACTCTCAAACCAACGGCTATTCTCTCGAAGGCTTTGACGGTGCTGAAAAAATCTCGAACAAAGATCTGCTTGAACTAGAGTGTGATGTACTAATTCCTGCGGCGAAAGAAGATCAAATCGACAAAGACAATGCTGGCAAGATCCGTGCAAAAATTATTGCTGAAGGTGCAAACGGACCAGTAACTGCCAATGCTGATAAGATTCTTGAAGAAAATGGAATTATGGTAATCCCTGACATTCTTGCTAATGCGGGTGGTGTAACTGTTTCTTACTTTGAGTGGGTACAGGATCGCCATGGTTACTTCTGGACGGAAGAGCGTGTTAACCGCCGCCTAAATCGTATGATGCGTGAAGCTTTCGATAACTTATTTACCGTAAGTGAAAAGTACAGCATCACATTACGTCAGGCTGCTTATGTTTATTCTATCGATCGTGTTGCTACAACTTTGAAGCTTCGCGGAATCTACGCTTAATTAATTTCATGAATTATAGCACGGAACTTATACTCGAGTCTCGCTATGAAGAGGCAGAAAAAGTAGAAGGACTTTTGAATGAACTTCAATCGTCCTTAGACTTTGATGATGAGTTCTATGCTCGTTTGATGCTAACAGTTAGTGAAGCAGCTACAAACGGTATTGTTCATGGCAATAAGCTAGACGAATCTAAAAAAGTGAGAATCTTGGCTCAATTTGATGGGGAAGTTCTCACTGTTTCGGTTAAAGATGAAGGGGAAGGATTTACGCCTTCTGAAGTAGCCGATCCTTTGGCTGAAGAAAACCTACTTAAAACAAGTGGCCGTGGTGTATTTTTAATGGAAGAATACGCCGATGAAGTTACCTATACTGAAAACGGCACCTGTTTAACTTTGAAGTTCAAGGTTTAAAAAAATCAGCTCTGCACTATTTTCTGGATGAATTCATCCTCATAAAAAAAGCCGATTAGGACATCCTAACCGGCTTTTTTAATATTCGTACTTCAACTATTTACGCTAGTTGAGCATCTAGTTGTTTTGTTAAATGTGGTTTTGGAACCGCACCAACGATTTGGTC harbors:
- a CDS encoding Glu/Leu/Phe/Val family dehydrogenase, whose translation is MSELKEALSKEYYKEPAPIPQSDSPFASMMERFRFAADILDLDEGVFQYLSTPEKVVMVAIPVTMDDGRIEVFEGYRVIHNSILGPSKGGIRYAEDVHLDEVKALAAWMTWKCACVNVPFGGAKGGVRVDPKKLSMPELERLTRRYTTNMFEVFGPDRDIPAPDMNTNEQIMAWIMDAYSMKSHKNDTAVVTGKPIILGGSKGRREATGRGVITTTLAALNKLKISPSDASIVVQGFGNVGSVSAQLIYEQGAKIIAISDVSGGYYNKNGIDIPKAIHYSQTNGYSLEGFDGAEKISNKDLLELECDVLIPAAKEDQIDKDNAGKIRAKIIAEGANGPVTANADKILEENGIMVIPDILANAGGVTVSYFEWVQDRHGYFWTEERVNRRLNRMMREAFDNLFTVSEKYSITLRQAAYVYSIDRVATTLKLRGIYA
- a CDS encoding ATP-binding protein — translated: MNYSTELILESRYEEAEKVEGLLNELQSSLDFDDEFYARLMLTVSEAATNGIVHGNKLDESKKVRILAQFDGEVLTVSVKDEGEGFTPSEVADPLAEENLLKTSGRGVFLMEEYADEVTYTENGTCLTLKFKV